The Pyrodictium delaneyi genome contains a region encoding:
- a CDS encoding AAA family ATPase, with protein sequence MQGNVSTRHLLERIRKFYEALAEPFIGRDEEARAVTLAILAREHVVLIGEPGTAKSAIARRSAELINAKFFKYLLTKYTEPSELFGPLDLNALREGRYVRITRGKMPEAEIVFLDEVFNANSAVLNALLSIMQERVWYDGYTEVHVPLWTLIGATNRVPEEPELEAIYDRFLVRQYAKPLPENKWSELLDAGWRIEAGKIPPAQPVLDIDTLNELHKLIFEVDMSDIKPKLLRLFAVLEERGLHLTDRRKAKSLKIIAANALLEGRLKAEERDLIVLKYIAPRDIEDFDKVSIVLSEELRMPERFIKELNDIKANVKEAARLVDSMRSYDPRLVDLFRSLKIAKSRILNILKEADDERVRMLADETLHEIDELLEKISYKLGM encoded by the coding sequence TTGCAGGGAAATGTTAGTACACGTCACCTATTAGAACGTATACGTAAGTTCTACGAGGCTTTAGCTGAGCCATTCATAGGTAGAGATGAAGAAGCGCGAGCAGTAACATTAGCCATACTTGCACGTGAGCATGTAGTATTAATAGGAGAGCCTGGTACAGCAAAATCGGCTATAGCTAGGCGTAGCGCCGAGCTAATTAATGCCAAGTTCTTTAAATACCTCTTGACAAAGTATACCGAGCCAAGTGAACTCTTCGGCCCCCTAGATCTTAACGCATTGAGAGAGGGTAGATATGTCAGAATAACTCGAGGCAAAATGCCGGAGGCCGAAATAGTATTCCTCGATGAGGTATTTAATGCGAACTCTGCCGTTCTCAATGCATTGCTAAGCATTATGCAGGAGCGTGTATGGTATGACGGCTACACCGAGGTACATGTGCCTTTATGGACACTCATAGGCGCTACCAACAGAGTACCCGAGGAGCCGGAACTAGAAGCTATATATGATAGGTTCCTTGTCCGCCAGTATGCTAAGCCACTTCCAGAAAACAAGTGGAGCGAACTTCTCGACGCCGGCTGGAGAATAGAAGCCGGCAAAATCCCTCCAGCACAGCCTGTACTCGACATAGACACGTTAAACGAACTTCATAAACTAATATTCGAAGTTGACATGTCTGATATTAAGCCTAAACTTTTACGCCTATTTGCTGTCCTAGAAGAAAGGGGACTCCACCTAACAGATAGGCGTAAGGCAAAATCACTAAAGATAATCGCCGCTAATGCACTTCTCGAAGGAAGGCTGAAAGCTGAGGAACGTGACCTCATAGTCCTCAAGTACATAGCACCAAGGGATATCGAGGACTTCGACAAGGTTAGCATAGTGCTTTCAGAAGAACTACGTATGCCGGAACGCTTTATAAAAGAGTTAAACGATATTAAGGCTAACGTCAAAGAAGCTGCAAGACTCGTAGACTCTATGAGGAGTTACGACCCACGTCTTGTCGACCTATTTAGGAGCCTAAAGATAGCAAAGAGCAGGATACTGAACATACTAAAGGAGGCAGACGATGAACGTGTAAGAATGCTTGCCGACGAGACCCTCCATGAGATAGACGAACTACTAGAAAAGATATCTTACAAGCTGGGGATGTAA